A genomic segment from Gracilimonas sediminicola encodes:
- the rpsI gene encoding 30S ribosomal protein S9, protein MAQANYIGRRKTATARLYIKPGKGDILVNHKPIEEYFPVKARRNIALFPMSVTETEGKYDIKITVRGGGSTGQAGAISHALARALDGENEDLHDVLKGHGLLTRDDRMVERKKYGQPKARKKFQFSKR, encoded by the coding sequence ATGGCACAAGCGAATTACATAGGACGACGAAAAACTGCAACGGCCCGTTTGTACATCAAACCGGGTAAAGGCGACATTCTCGTCAACCACAAACCCATTGAAGAATATTTTCCGGTAAAAGCACGCCGTAACATTGCGCTGTTTCCAATGAGCGTTACTGAAACGGAAGGCAAGTATGACATCAAAATCACCGTTCGCGGTGGTGGAAGTACCGGACAAGCCGGTGCTATTTCTCATGCTCTTGCACGTGCTTTGGACGGAGAGAATGAAGACCTTCACGATGTTCTTAAGGGACACGGACTTCTTACCCGAGACGACAGAATGGTAGAGCGTAAGAAATACGGTCAGCCTAAAGCTCGTAAGAAATTCCAGTTCTCTAAGCGTTAA
- the rplM gene encoding 50S ribosomal protein L13: protein MDTLSFKTYSAKPSDIEKNWVLIDAEDQPLGRLSSEVAKILRGKTKPTFTPHMDTGDNVIVINAEKVKLTGKKMTDKTYFRHTFYPGGERFETAAEMLEKDPTSLVTTAVKGMLPKTKLGNKIATNLRVYAGPVHPHTAQEPEIIEL from the coding sequence GTGGACACATTAAGTTTTAAAACATACTCGGCCAAACCCAGTGATATTGAAAAGAACTGGGTACTCATTGATGCTGAAGATCAGCCATTGGGTCGCCTGAGTAGCGAAGTAGCAAAAATTTTGAGAGGTAAAACCAAGCCTACCTTCACCCCACATATGGATACAGGTGATAACGTAATCGTTATCAATGCTGAAAAGGTGAAGCTGACTGGTAAGAAAATGACGGACAAAACATACTTCCGTCACACATTTTACCCGGGCGGAGAGCGATTTGAAACAGCAGCCGAAATGTTGGAGAAAGATCCAACCTCTTTGGTAACTACTGCTGTGAAGGGCATGCTTCCTAAAACCAAGTTGGGCAATAAAATTGCCACCAACTTGAGAGTTTATGCAGGCCCCGTACATCCGCATACTGCACAAGAACCAGAAATCATTGAGCTTTAA